The Ornithinimicrobium sufpigmenti genome includes the window GTGCGGGTCCCGCGCCGCATGCTGCTCGACCGGTATGGCGGCATCGACGACTCCGGTGCCTACGTCTCCGACATCGAGGGTGAGAGCAAGCGCTTCTTCACCATGCTGGGGACGCTCGTGCGGGGCCGGATCTGCGTCGCGGCCGGCGCGGCGGTGTCCTCGCGCAAGGCTCTTTCCATCGCGACCCGGTATGCCCTGCGCCGGCGGCAGTTCTCGGCCCCGGGCCACGACGGCGAGGTCGTCCTGATGGACTACCTGGCCCACCAGCGCAAGCTGGTCCCGGCGATCGCCACGGCTTACGCGCACACCTTCGCCCTCAACGAGATCGTGGAGCGGCTGCAGGAGCTGCACGAGATGCCGGGCAAGGACCAGGTGGCCCAGCGCGAGCTGGAGACCCGTGCCGCAGGGCTCAAGGCGCTCATGACCCGCTTCGCCAACGACACGATCCAGGTATGCCGTGAGGCGTGCGGCGGTGCCGGGTACATGTCCGAGAACGGGCTGACCACACTGCGCGCCGACGCCGACGTCTTCGCCACCTTCGAGGGCGACAACACCGTGCTGCTGCAGCTGGTCGCCAAGGGCCTGCTCACCGGCTACCGCGAGATGTGGGGCGACCTCGACATGCGGGGCATGGTGCAGTTCGCCGCCCGCACCTTCGGCGGCCAGGTCGTCGAGGCCACCTCGGTGCGCCCGCTCGTGGAGCGGCTCATCGCCGCGGCGGCCCGCAAGTCCGAGGACGAGACGCTCCTCGACCGGGGCTGGCACCTGTCGATGTTCGCCGACCGCGAGCGCCACGTGCTGGAGACGGCGGTGGGCCGGCTGCGTGGCCGGGCCAAGGACGAGGACTCCTTCGAGGCGTTCAACTTCGCCCAGGACCACGTCCTGCTCGCGGCGCGCACCCACATGGACCGGCTCGTGCTCGAGGCTTTCGTCGCCGGGATCGACGCCTGCGAGGAAGGCGAGGCCCGCGCGGTCCTGGAACGGCTCTGCACCCTCTACGCGCTCAGCTCGATCGAGGCCGACTCCGGGTGGTTCCAGTCGCACAACCGGATGTCCGCCGCCCGCGCCAAGGCGGTCACCGCGCAGATCAACAAGCTGTGCGCCGAGCTGCGTCCCGACGCCCTGAGCCTGGTGGAGGGCATGGGCGTCCCGGAGGCCTGGCTGAACTCCGCGATGCTCGCCGAGGACCCCGAGTCGCTGGCCCGGTGGACCCCGGGCGCCCCCGCCTGACAGAGCACGTCAAAGGGCCCGACAGAGCACGTCAAGAGGCCCGACAGAGCGCGCGAAACGGCCCGTCAGGACACGGGGGCGTGTCCTGACGGGCACGCGACGGGCACCCTCGGGCGACAAGTCGAGGAGGGCACCGCGTGGAGCGCGTCCTCCTCCGGCGCGCGAGCGGTCAGCCGTGGAAGGTGCGGCGCAGGGCCTCGACGAAGTCCCGGTAGTAGGCCCTGGTGATGCGCGCCTCCGGCATCTGGTCGTAGGCGTGGAAGCCGCCCGGGTAGACGTGCAGCTCTGTGGGCACCCCCTCGCAGATGAGCCGTCGGGCGTACTCGATGTCCTCCTCGAGGAAGAGGTCGAGGGACCCGACGCTGATGAAGGTCGGC containing:
- a CDS encoding acyl-CoA dehydrogenase, which gives rise to MTTQTPTHQTRPRTDVEMPAAASAAATSATHPEQLTELGEALREATGGRYGQVRALARATVPAELMVRDPAQSMAQAREWTRHTLKELVDLGMAGSGFPVEQGGLDDLGRSCVDFEMTAHGDLSTTVKSGVHFGLFGGAVTSLGTQWHHEQFLPANLAMEEIGCYAMTEFGHGSDVASLETTITYDGQTDELVVHSPTPSSVKTYIGAAAEDARIAAVYGQLIVDGQGQGVHVALVPVRDEAGAPLPGVTLGDNGHKGGLLGVDNGTIAFDQVRVPRRMLLDRYGGIDDSGAYVSDIEGESKRFFTMLGTLVRGRICVAAGAAVSSRKALSIATRYALRRRQFSAPGHDGEVVLMDYLAHQRKLVPAIATAYAHTFALNEIVERLQELHEMPGKDQVAQRELETRAAGLKALMTRFANDTIQVCREACGGAGYMSENGLTTLRADADVFATFEGDNTVLLQLVAKGLLTGYREMWGDLDMRGMVQFAARTFGGQVVEATSVRPLVERLIAAAARKSEDETLLDRGWHLSMFADRERHVLETAVGRLRGRAKDEDSFEAFNFAQDHVLLAARTHMDRLVLEAFVAGIDACEEGEARAVLERLCTLYALSSIEADSGWFQSHNRMSAARAKAVTAQINKLCAELRPDALSLVEGMGVPEAWLNSAMLAEDPESLARWTPGAPA